Within the Maribacter sp. BPC-D8 genome, the region GTTCTCGGTATCTTTTATAAAAAAATGAATAAAGAAGGAGCTATCAGCGGTATGGTAGTCGGCATCGTTCTTATGCTGTTCTATATGACCAAGTTTAAATTCGGCTGGTTTGGCGGCGGAACTCCGGCAGATTGGTGGTTCGGTATTTCGCCAGAAGGGTTTGGTAGTATCGCTATGATTGCTAACTTTATTGTAGCAATTATTGTTTTACAATTTACCCCAGAGCCACCTGAAGATGTTCAAGAAATTGTAGAAAATATTAGAATACCCAGTGGTGCAGGTGAAGCCACAGGCCATTAATTAAAACAAATCAACATTCAACAACAACAACCAAAGGATTTCAAGACCCTTTGCATATTAAACTAACGCATACCATGAGTAATTACCACATTAAACATCTGGAGGAGTATTATCAAGTTTATCGAAAATCGGTCCGTAATCCTGAAGCGTTTTGGGAAGAAATTGCAGAAGAACATTTTGTTTGGCGTAAGCGCTGGGATAGTGTGCTGAGTTGGGATTTTAAGAAGCCAGAAATAAAATGGTTCGAAGGTGCTAAATTGAACATTACCGAAAACTGTTTGGATCGTCATTTACCAACAAGAGGAGAAAAAACGGCAATCATATTCGAACCCAACAATCCTGAGGAGGAAGCACTACATATAACCTATAGGCAATTACATGAGCGTGTTTGTCGTATGGCAAATGTTTTGTTGGACCATGGTGTTAAAAAAGGAGATCGTGTTTGTATTTATCTACCAATGATTCCTGAATTGTCGGTAGCACTTTTAGCATGTGCACGTATTGGCGCGATACATTCGGTAGTATTTGCTGGTTTTTCTTCACATGCATTATCAACACGTATCAATGATTCTGATTGTAAAATTGTACTAACATCAGACGGTTCATTTCGCGGTAACAAATCAATCGATTTAAAAGGTATTGTAGATAAAGCACTAGAAGCTTGCCCTGGTGTAGCGAATGTTTTGGTCGTAAAACGTACAGGATCTGAAATTACTATGCTTCCAGCTAGAGATAAATGGTTACAACCATTACTTGATGAAGCTTATGCAGATTGCGTTGCTGAAATTATGGATGCCGAAGACCCTTTGTTTATTTTATATACCTCAGGATCCACAGGTACTCCAAAGGGGATGGTACATACTACCGCCGGTTACATGGTGTACACGGCATATACTTTTAAAAATGTATTTCAATATACAGAAAATGATGTCTATTGGTGTACTGCTGATATTGGATGGATAACGGGTCACTCATACATAGTTTACGGACCGTTAGCAAACGGAGCAACGACATTGATGTTTGAAGGTGTTCCCTCCTACCCAGATTTTGGTCGTTTTTGGGATGTGGTTCAAAAACATAAAGTAAATCAATTTTATACCGCACCTACAGCAATTAGAGCATTAGCAAAAGAGAATTTAGAATACGTTGAAAAATACGACCTATCTAGTCTTAAAGTATTAGGGTCTGTTGGCGAACCCATAAATGAGGAAGCTTGGCACTGGTACAATAATAATGTAGGTAAAAAGAACAGCCCTATTGTTGATACTTGGTGGCAAACTGAAACTGGCGGTATTATGATTACCCCTATTCCATATGTAACCCCTACTACTCCTACTTACGCAACCCTACCATTTATTGGTATTCAGCCAGCATTAATGGATGAAAGTGCAAAAGAGATAAAAGGAAACCAAGTCGAAGGTCGTTTATGTATTAAATTCCCATGGCCAGCAATTGCAAGAACTATCTGGGGGAATCATGATCGCTATAGAGATACTTATTTTTCAGCATATGAAAATATGTATTTCACAGGTGATGGCGCTTTGAGAGATGCTGTTGGCTATTATAGAATAACGGGGCGTGTAGATGATGTTATCATTGTATCGGGTCATAATTTAGGTACTGCACCAATTGAAGATGCTATCAACGAACACCCAGCAGTTGCAGAATCTGCAATTGTAGGTTTCCCGCATGATGTAAAAGGAAATGCGCTCTATGGATATGTTATTTTAAAAGAAACAGGAGAAAGCAGAGATCGCGATAACCTAAGAAAAGAAATTAATCAGCAGATTACAGAACATGTTGGTCCTATTGCAAAACTAGATAAGATTCAGTTTGTAAACGGACTTCCTAAAACGCGTAGTGGTAAAATTATGCGTAGAATTCTTCGTAAAATTGCCAGTAACGATACTAGTAATTTAGGGGATACAAGTACTTTATTAAATCCGGAAATTGTTCAAGAAATTATGGATAATTCCTTATAAAGGAGTATTCAATTCTTAGGAATAAAAATTATAAAATCCATCAGGATCATTTAACTATGAGTTTGATGGATTTTTATTTTCAACAAAATCTTCGATTGCAAAAGATACTATACTCTGAGATTTAAAGAATATAATTTATGGTTAACTTGAAAATGCACGATTACTAGCAAAAAGAGGTCGCGTTTTAAAGGTCATAAACAGTATTACTGATATGAGTCCGCATACACCTAAACCAGCAAAAAGTGCCCATACAGAATCTTCAATAAAGCTACCCACGAATATAGAAATCGGTATAGAAAGAATGGTAGAAATGAATCCGGTAATCGCTGCACCTATTCCGGCAATATGCCCAATAGGTTCCATGGCTATGGATCTCATATTTCCCCAAATAAATCCTAAGCACAAAAACTGAAGTGAAAGAAATATCAGTAAAATAGTTATGCTTGGGTCTTTAGATCCAAAAAATAACACACTATATAATAAGGCTATAAAAGTAAAAGCTACTAAGGCTGTGAACGATAAATTTCGCATACCAAAACGAAGTACCAAGGTACCATTCATTAAGGTTGAAAAACCAACCGATAGCGCCAACCCTGCAAACACATAAGGAAATGTTTCCGTCAATCCGTAAAGCTCCTCAAAAACATGTTGAGCAGAACTTAAATACACCAAAAAAGAACCCGTAATAAAGCCTGATATCATGGTACATGAAACCGTTTCTTTATGTCTAATAATTTCCTTAGTCCCTCTAACAAATACATGGAATGAGAAAGGTACTTTGTATTCTGGATGCAATGTTTCTGCCTGTCTTTTATAAAACCAAATACTAACTAATAACGCAAAAAATAGCTGCAAATAAAAGATACCTTGCCAACCTGTAATACCCATAACGGCTTTACCAATTGCAGGCGCCACAACAGGGACCAAAATAAAAAATGCCGTTACAAAAGACATTATTTTCGCCATATAATCACCCCGATACGTATCGCGTATAATAGAGATACTAATAGTTCTAGGTGCTGATAAACCAATCCCCTGCAACACACGCCCTACTAGCATTATTTCAAGATTCGGAGCTAACAAACAAACAACACTAGCTATCAAAAAAACAGTAAAACCTATATAAACAATTGGCTTTCTACCAAGACTATCTGAAAGCGGACCAAAGAACAGCTGCCCTACTCCCAAACCTAAAAAAATCATGGTTACCAGCAATTGATTCTGCGTAGGATCAAGACTATTGATAGATATGCCAATATCTGCCATTGCAGGCAAAATTGCATCAATAGTTAACGCAACAATTGACATTAAAGAAGCCATTAGGGCAACAAACTCAAAATTCGGTTTTACCTGTTCATTCTGCATCATGCAAAAATAAGGCTTAACAATACAAGCAATGTTATTAAAAGTTGATATTTGAGTTTATGCATTTTTGAAATTCAAATATGTACTTTTGCATTAAATTACAATGTATGCTGATTATAGGTATTGCCGGTGGAACAGGTTGTGGAAAAACCACAGTAGTAAATCAAATTATAAATGAGTTGCCAAATGAAGAAGTTGGGGTAATTTCACAAGATTCGTACTATAACGACCTATCTCATTTATCTCTTGAAGAAAGACGCAAAACTAACTTTGACCACCCAAGTTCTATAGATTTCGCACTACTTGAGAAGCATTTAATAGCTTTAAAAAATGGAGAGTCTATCGAACAACCTGTATACTCCTTTTTAGAATGTAACAGAACCGCAAAGACTATACTTACCCACCCTACTAAGGTTATTATCGTAGAAGGCATTTTAATTATGACCAATTCTGCTATTCGCAAAATGTTCGATATTAAAATATTCGTACATGCTGACACCGATGAAAGATTGATCAGAAGATTAAAAAGAGATGTCAATGAAAGAGGTTGGGATTTAGATGAAACTATAGAAAAATACCAAGCTGTAATTAAGCCAATGCACGAGCAGTTTATTGAGCCAACAAAAGAATATGCAGATATTATTATTCCGAATAATAAATACAACACTGTTGCCGTTGAAATAGTTAAGAGTATTATTAATGAAAAAATAATGCAAGAGTAATGGCATTCAAAGATTTAAAACAAAAAAAATGGTTTAAAATCATGACTAATATGTATGTATTGGTTCTGTCCGTTTTTCTTGTTTGGATGCTTTTTTTTGATACCAACTCCCTTCTAATTCATTTAGAATTAAGAAAAGAGATAAAAAAACTGGAAAAAACCCAAGACTTCTTGAAAGATGAAATTGCTAGGGATAAAAAAATTATTGAAAAATTATCTGACGAAGATGAGCTTGAGCGCTTTGCTCGAGAAGAGTATTATTTGAAGAAAAAGAATGAAGAAATTTATCTTATTGAATACGAGGATAGTTTAAAAGTCAAGGATAAAGAATAGTTTTTAATATCATTTTAATAAGTTTTAGCCTTTCTACATACTACACAATAAACAGCGGCTTAACCATTTCATAATTAAAAGTTTAACGCTTTATTAAAGAAAAGTAAGTGCTTATTCACTTAGTGTTAACAAAAAGCTTTCATTAGCCCCATAAATAATTGTATTTTTACCACCTAACTTACTTTGAACATGGGCAAGATTATTGCTATAGCCAATCAAAAAGGAGGCGTAGGTAAAACTACCACTACAGTTAACTTAGCTGCCTCTCTAGGTGTATTGGAAAAAAAGGTTTTATTAATCGATGCTGACCCCCAAGCAAATGCAACTTCTGGGTTAGGTATTGATGTTGATGGTGTTGAACTTGGCTCATACCAGCTGATGGAACATACTAAAACTGCTAGGGAAACAATTATACCTACAACCTCCCCTAATGTAGACCTTATACCTGCACATATCGATCTAGTCGCCATTGAAATAGAATTGGTTGACAAAGAAGAGCGTGAGTACATGATGAAAAAGGCAATTATAGATCTTAAGAATGATTACGATTATATCTTAATTGATTGCGCACCTTCATTAGGTTTATTAACCTTGAATGCACTAACCGCTGCAGATTCGATAATTATACCAATTCAATGCGAATATTTTGCTTTAGAAGGACTGGGCAAATTATTGAATACAATAAAAAGTGTTCAAAAATTACATAATCCAGATTTAGATATTGAAGGCATGTTATTGACTATGTACGATTCTAGGTTACGATTGTCGAACCAAGTAGTTGATGAAGTAAGAAAGCATTTCGGTGATATGGTTTTTGAAACTGTAATTCAACGTAATGTTAGATTAAGTGAAGCTCCTAGTTATGGAGAAAGTATAATCAAATATGATGCTGCCAGTAAAGGAGCAACAAACTATTTGAACATGGCTAACGAGATAGTCAAAAAAAATAAGCAGACGGTTTAAGTATGGCAAAAGCGACAAAGAAACAAGCTTTAGGTAGAGGACTTTCGGCTCTTTTAAAAGATCCGGAGAATGATATTAATACAGCATCAGATAAGAATGCAGATAAAGTTGTAGGTAACATTATCGAGCTCGATTTAGAACACATTGAAGTAAACCCATTTCAACCTCGTTCTAATTTCAATGATGAGTCTATAAAAGAATTAGCCACTTCTATTAGAGAACTTGGTGTAATTCAACCAATTACCGTTAGAAAATTAGGATTTAACGAGTATCAATTAGTATCTGGAGAACGAAGATATCGTGCTTCTAAACTTTTAGGTTTAGACACCATACCGGCATATATACGTATCGCTAATGACCAAGAGTCTTTAGAGATGGCATTGGTCGAAAATATACAACGACAAGATTTAGACCCAATAGAAATTGCACTTTCTTACCAACGTCTTATAGACGAGATTAATCTTACTCAAGAGAGATTGAGTGAGCGTGTTGGTAAAAAACGCTCTACAATTGCCAATTATTTGCGATTGTTGAAATTAGACCCGATTATACAAACGGGTATGCGTGATGGTTTTTTAACTATGGGTCACGGTAGAGCTTTGGTCAATATTGACAAAAAGCAAGATCAAATATCACTTTACGAAAAAATTATCTTTGACAATCTTTCTGTTAGAGATACCGAAAGTGCCGTAAAAGCATACCACGCAGATGAAGTACCTACTGACGATGTAGTAAAAACGGTAAAAAAAGAAGCTTCTGTTTTTGTTCGTAAGGGTATTAAAGAACTTACAGATGCCTTATCAGTAAAAGTGGATATAAAATCTGCTGATAATGCAAGAGGAAAAATAACCATACCATTTAAGTCTCAAGAGGAATTTGACCGTATCAAAAAATTGATAACAGGTGCGTAACTATCTTTCATTATTAAGTACTCTATTATTATTCATTAATTTTTCCTTTTCTCAAGAGGAACAAGATTCTATTCCTAAAACTGAAATAGATAGTGTACAAGCTGACCTTGCCAAAAATGGTGTTGTCATCAAAGATTCTGTTTCCTTCAAAAAAGCTAAAAAAGAATTCAATCCATTAGCACCAAGTAAAGCAGCATTTTACTCTGCAGTTCTGCCTGGCATGGGTCAAATTTATAACAAGCGATACTGGAAAGCCCCTATTGTCTGGGGAGCTATTGGCGGAAGTGTTTACATGTACATCTACAACAATGATCAATATCAACGTTTTAGAACAGCATTCATAAGAAGGCAAGCTGGTTTTACAGATGATGAATTTAATGGCGAAGGTATTTTACCATTGTTTGGTGATGACGATCTTGAATATCAACAAGAACGTTTTCAGAGCGATCGTGATCTTTGGTTAGTAGCTGCAATTGCATTGTATGCTTTAAATATAGTCGACGCCAACGTTGACGCGCATTTAAAACAGTTTAATATTGATGATGACCTTAGTATAGACTTTGAGCCCTATCTTGATTTAAATCAAGTAACCAATAGTCCTAATTACGGAATGGCATTAATTATAAAATTTTAAGAATGAGAATCGCACTTTTCGGATACGGAAAAATGGGGCAAATGATAGAACAAGTCGCTATAAAGCGTGGTCATCAAATTGTTGCCAAAATTGACGAAAATTCTGAAAATATTGATTTTAGCACGATGGATGTTGCTATTGATTTCAGTATGCCAGAAGCTGCTTTCGGCAATATCACTAAATGCTTTAACAACAATGTACCTGTAATATCAGGTACCACTGGTTGGCTAGATAAATATGATGATGCTTTAACTCTTTGTAATGAAAAAAAAGGAGCATTTATATATGCTTCTAATTTTAGTTTAGGAGTTAACATTTTTTTCGAGTTGAATAATTACTTGGCAAAAATGATGCAAAATCTTCCTGAATACAGCACTGAGTTAGAAGAAATACATCACACGCAAAAGCTAGATGCACCTAGCGGAACAGCAATTACTTTAGCTGAAGGTGTTATTGCAAACTCCAACTATAAGCAATGGAAGTTAGACAGTGCATCTCAAGAAACTTTAAAAATTACATCTAAAAGAATTGGCACTGTACCTGGTACACATACAGTAGCCTACGATAGTATTGTTGACAGTATTGAGATAAAGCATACTGCTCACAATAGAGAGGGTTTTGCCCTAGGTGCAGTTACAGCGGCAGAATGGATTATTGGCAAAACAGGCGTTTTCTCTATGCGAGATGTGTTAAACCTAGGTTAAAAACGTAACAAAAATCAATCTCAAAGACTTATGAATTATTGATGACTTAATTAGCATCAAAAAAATTCATTCTATTTCAATAAAAATTAAAGAATATGAACGGCACTCAATGGATTATTTTTATTCTCATTGTACAAGTAATACATTTTTTAGGTACTTGGAAACTTTACGTAAAAGCAGGAAGAAAAGCTTGGGAGGCAGCAATACCTGTTTACAACGCTATAGTTTTAATGCAAATTATTAATAGACCAAAATGGTGGGTTATATTATTATTCATACCCATAATCAACTTATTGATGTTTCCGGTAATATGGGTAGAAACCATAAGAAGCTTTGGTAGAAATAGTAAGTTAGAAACTTGGATCGTTGTCTTAACACTTGGTTTATACATTTACTATGTAAACTATACACTAGATGTTAAATACATTGAAGACCGATCTTTACATCCAACAACTGCAGCAGGCGAATGGGTAAGCTCTATTTTATTTGCTGTTGTAGCAGCTACATTGGTACATACCTATTTCGTACAACCTTATGTAATACCAACAGGGTCATTAGAACGTACCTTAAGGGTTGGTGATTTTCTTTTCGTAAGTAAGTTTCACTATGGCGCCAGAACACCCATGACGACAGTTGCCGCACCAATGGTACATGATACGTTACCAGGCTTGGGAATTCCTTCTTATTTAAAAAAGCCACAACTACCCTACTTTAGATTACCAGGCTTTACCAAAGTTGAAAGAAACGATATAGTAGTTTTCAGTTGGCCTGCTGATACCGTTCGTGTATTTTTCAAAAAAGAAAAAGGCGTTGACAAGCCTATTGACAAAAAATCAAACTATGTCAAACGTTGTGTCGGCGTACCAGGCGATTCTTTAGAGGTTCGTAATGGTTATGTTTTTATAAACGGAAAGCAATTAGAATTACCGAAAAGCGCTAAACCACAGTTCGACTACGATATCTATAGCTCTAAGGGAGTATCGTCTAGAACACTTGATAATTTAGGCATTACCGATTTCACTAGAAAATACCAATCAAGTCCGCTGAACCAAGATCAAGTAAATGGATTAAGATCCTATATAATGGGCTTTAATCAAACCGAAAACGGACAACTAGAACTTTACACAAAGGCATCTGGTATTCCTGCGAATGTGATATCTAAATATAGATTAGCATTAAAAGAAGTTACCGATCGCAAACGTACTGTGCCCTTAACTGCTGACATGGTAAATTCGCTTAGAAAGGACCCTAATATAGATTCTGTAGTTCAACAAGTTGCGGCAATAGGGAGAAGAGGCATCAACTTATTTCCTCAGAGTCCTGATTACCCATGGAACTATAGTCAAATGGGACCTATTTACATTCCTCAAAAAGGAGCTACAGTAGACCTGAACCTAAAAGTACTTCCTCTTTACAAAAAGATAATAAAGGAGTACGAAAAGAACGAAATTTCGGTATCTGGAAATCAAATTAGTATTAATGGGTCGCCAGCTACTACATATACTTTCAAACAAGATTACTTTTGGATGATGGGTGACAACAGAGACCACTCTGAAGATAGTAGAGCTTGGGGTTATGTACCAGAAAATCATATTGTCGGTACTCCTATTTTTATTTGGATGAGCTTTGATAATTTCACGGAAGGCATTAGCAACTGGAGACCAAGATGGGATCGTATATTCACTACAGTGAATGGCGATGGAGAACCACAATCTTATTTCAAATATTTCTTAATATTACTCGTAGCCTATTTCGTAGGAAATTGGTTCTGGAAACGTAAAAAGGAAAAAAAGTGAAATTAATTCATCCCTCTTATTTTCCGAACATATTAACTTTCAGCTATATTATGCACCACCCAATTTGTTGGGAGGTAAATGATAATTACCAAAAACAGACGTTTAGAAATAGAACATATATTTCTAATGACCGAGGTAAGCATATATTAAGCATACCGATCATTCATGCTGGTAGAGCAGATGGAAGGCAAAAATATAAAGATGTTTTAATAGACAATTCTTATCCTTGGCAACGTCAACATTGGCGCACCTTAGAAACAGCCTACAGAACATCTCCTTTCTTTGAGTTTTATGAAGATGATATTAGACCACTTTATCATCAAACTTACGAAAGCCTGCTTGACTTCAATTTAAAGACTATAGAGACGATATTTGAATGTCTTCAACTAGAAACACCTACAGAGAAAAGTCTTGCATATGAGACCACCCCTGAAGGTAAAGAAGATTTTAGATTTTTAATAAGCGCTAAGTTTAAGCCTCAATTGAATATAGAACCTTACACACAAGTGTTTGGTGATCGACATGGCTTTACCCCTAATTTAAGTATATTAGATCTGTTGTTCAATTTAGGACCTAATAGCATACAGTATCTAAAACACGAGTTCATAGCTGCTGACAATGATTAGATTTATAGCGCATTATGGTATACATTTTATTGTACCCATTATAATTGCTATTTATTTCTATAAAGAAAATAAGCTCTGGTCTGCGGTTATATTATTATCTGCAATTGTAATTGATGTTGACCACCTTTTGGCTACACCAATGTTTGACCCTAACCGTTGCAGTGTAAATTTTCATCCGCTACATAGTTATTGGGCAATTGGTGCTTATACGCTGTTATTCGCTTATAAGAAAACTCGAATTATCGGTTTGGCTTTGCTCCTACATATTTTAGCTGATACAGTAGACTGTTACTTTATTCGCCAGACAATTTAAAAGTTGCCATGATAGGCTCATGGTCAGAAATATCGATTTTGTAATTTTTATGAGATATGAAAGTAAAACTTGGATCTCCTAAAATCATATCTATTCGAAAAGGGAATTTCCAAAATTTTATGGTTTCACCATACCCATGTCCCGATTCTAAGAAGCTATCTTTTAAATCTCCTTTAATATTAAAATACACTTTAGAGAATTGTGTATTATTAAAATCACCACCAACAATAACAGGATAAGGACTCGTATTAATATGATTTCTAACGATATCTGATTGCCGTTGCTGCTTATCAAAAGAATCTCTAAGTCGAACAAACAGCTTGTCTGAGCGCTCCTTTTTGAAGTAATTTGGTCTTATGCTTAAAGATTCTAAATGCAGATTATAAAAACGAACTGTATCTTTTTTGAAAACGATATCAGCATAAATGCCCTCATTGTAAGTATTAGGAAAATCCAACTCACCGTTATTGATTATTTTAAACTTAGAATAAATAGCTAAATCTTTACTAGATTCTTCATCACCAACTTCAAATTTATTTGCTAAATATGGATAGCTCTTCAACATATCACCCTTGACGTAATGAGACTCAAATTCTTGAAAATAAATAATATCAGGATTCTCCCCTTCCACAAACTCTATAACCTCGGGACTTGTTATATTCTCCCAATCACCATGATATTTACTATGAAAGCCCAATGCATTATAAGTTAATAATGAAATAGTTTCAGAATCAGCCATATTTTTTGACCTCCCATTAAACGCAATAAATGAACCCAAGGTAAAGTAACCGAAAACTAATATGGAAAGAGACAGCAGTAGATATATCTTTTTACCAATTAACCAATACAAGAAAAATAGCATGTTAACAATTACCAATGCAGGTACTGTTAAACTAATAAATGCTAAACTAGCTATAGAAGTATATGGAACAATGCAGGCCAAAAATAAACTGAAAGCTACAATCACATTTAAGAGCAACATGAACTTTTTAAAAAAAGACATTTTCTTCATGCTTAATTCTCTTTACCAGCTTTAAACAAAAAGTCCTTCTCTGCCTTTGAAAGACTTTCATAGCCAGATTTGCTTATTTTATCTAGAATAGCATCAATCTTTTTTTGATGTGTCTTCTTATCATAGTCTACGGCTGAATTAGTATTACTACGGGTAGTACTTTTATTTTTATAAACTGTTTTCATGGGAGCCTTCTTCTCAGAACCTTTGAACAGGTTCGCTATACTATCCATAAATTTAGAAAAGCCAGACCCAATATCATTGCCTTTCAATAATTGACTAGCATATAGGTATCCTAAAAAAGCACCTCCTAAATGCGCTAAATGTCCGCCAGAGTTACTCATAGGTAATTGAATTAAATCGCTAAGTACTAACACAGCACCAACCATCCAAAGCTTTACATTGAAAAATATGATTCTAACTTCTTGATTTGGTAAATAGGTACAAATAAATATTAAAACGGCACTAGCTCCCGCTGAAGCACCAATTAATGATGCATTTGTTTTAAAAAATGCAGGAAAGATATTATATCCTAGAACAAAGAATAATCCGCCTAAAATTACTCCGAGCAAATAAACATTTAAAAAACGTTTTGCATCAAAGAGATTTAGAAATATTCTACCCACAAAATAAATCATCAACATGTTCCAAAACAAGTGCCCGGGACCACCATGAAAAAATGAATAGGTAACTATAGACCAAGGCTGAAAAGCGATATCGACAATATCATTAGGCAGCTCAAACCATTGAGCAATGGTATCTTTTTGTAAACCAAGTAAGAATGGTATTAAAGCATTTACAATGAAAACCACTACATTGACCGCAATGAGTTTCTCTGCAATGTTTAACCTACTAAATTGATATTTTAAATCTGGCTGAGCCATAGTTTAGTTCCACCTTTTATTATTAAACTGATTTTTTTTCCAATACCACATCATTAAGAAACCAAATAAGGCACCACCTACGTGTGCAAAATGCGCTATACCTTGCCCGAATAAACTGTACCCAGTAACTCCTGAAAACAAATCT harbors:
- the lepB gene encoding signal peptidase I, with translation MNGTQWIIFILIVQVIHFLGTWKLYVKAGRKAWEAAIPVYNAIVLMQIINRPKWWVILLFIPIINLLMFPVIWVETIRSFGRNSKLETWIVVLTLGLYIYYVNYTLDVKYIEDRSLHPTTAAGEWVSSILFAVVAATLVHTYFVQPYVIPTGSLERTLRVGDFLFVSKFHYGARTPMTTVAAPMVHDTLPGLGIPSYLKKPQLPYFRLPGFTKVERNDIVVFSWPADTVRVFFKKEKGVDKPIDKKSNYVKRCVGVPGDSLEVRNGYVFINGKQLELPKSAKPQFDYDIYSSKGVSSRTLDNLGITDFTRKYQSSPLNQDQVNGLRSYIMGFNQTENGQLELYTKASGIPANVISKYRLALKEVTDRKRTVPLTADMVNSLRKDPNIDSVVQQVAAIGRRGINLFPQSPDYPWNYSQMGPIYIPQKGATVDLNLKVLPLYKKIIKEYEKNEISVSGNQISINGSPATTYTFKQDYFWMMGDNRDHSEDSRAWGYVPENHIVGTPIFIWMSFDNFTEGISNWRPRWDRIFTTVNGDGEPQSYFKYFLILLVAYFVGNWFWKRKKEKK
- a CDS encoding WbqC family protein: MKLIHPSYFPNILTFSYIMHHPICWEVNDNYQKQTFRNRTYISNDRGKHILSIPIIHAGRADGRQKYKDVLIDNSYPWQRQHWRTLETAYRTSPFFEFYEDDIRPLYHQTYESLLDFNLKTIETIFECLQLETPTEKSLAYETTPEGKEDFRFLISAKFKPQLNIEPYTQVFGDRHGFTPNLSILDLLFNLGPNSIQYLKHEFIAADND
- a CDS encoding DUF6122 family protein, with protein sequence MIRFIAHYGIHFIVPIIIAIYFYKENKLWSAVILLSAIVIDVDHLLATPMFDPNRCSVNFHPLHSYWAIGAYTLLFAYKKTRIIGLALLLHILADTVDCYFIRQTI
- a CDS encoding endonuclease/exonuclease/phosphatase family protein; amino-acid sequence: MSFFKKFMLLLNVIVAFSLFLACIVPYTSIASLAFISLTVPALVIVNMLFFLYWLIGKKIYLLLSLSILVFGYFTLGSFIAFNGRSKNMADSETISLLTYNALGFHSKYHGDWENITSPEVIEFVEGENPDIIYFQEFESHYVKGDMLKSYPYLANKFEVGDEESSKDLAIYSKFKIINNGELDFPNTYNEGIYADIVFKKDTVRFYNLHLESLSIRPNYFKKERSDKLFVRLRDSFDKQQRQSDIVRNHINTSPYPVIVGGDFNNTQFSKVYFNIKGDLKDSFLESGHGYGETIKFWKFPFRIDMILGDPSFTFISHKNYKIDISDHEPIMATFKLSGE
- a CDS encoding rhomboid family intramembrane serine protease, whose product is MAQPDLKYQFSRLNIAEKLIAVNVVVFIVNALIPFLLGLQKDTIAQWFELPNDIVDIAFQPWSIVTYSFFHGGPGHLFWNMLMIYFVGRIFLNLFDAKRFLNVYLLGVILGGLFFVLGYNIFPAFFKTNASLIGASAGASAVLIFICTYLPNQEVRIIFFNVKLWMVGAVLVLSDLIQLPMSNSGGHLAHLGGAFLGYLYASQLLKGNDIGSGFSKFMDSIANLFKGSEKKAPMKTVYKNKSTTRSNTNSAVDYDKKTHQKKIDAILDKISKSGYESLSKAEKDFLFKAGKEN